The window TTATTAATTTCTGATTTTCTTCTCTTTTTTTAACTGCAACTCTTATATATTTTTTATCTAACCCCTTAAAATTAGATGCATCCCTTACTAATATATCTTTATTTATAAATAGTTTTTCTTTTACATAGTTTGAATCATGTTTTTTTAGTTTTAACAATATAAAGTTTGTATCTGTATTAAAGCATTCTATACTGTCTATTTTATTTAATTCTTTTAACATATAACTTATCTCTTTTTTTAAATAATCCTTCGTATTTCTTATATAATTTATATCTTTAAATATATATTTACATATATTTTCAGCAAATGAATTTACAGTCCATGGCTCTTTGATTTTCCACATATCGTAAATTATCTTTTCATTGCTGGTTATACCATATCCAAGTCTCACTCCAGGAAGTCCAAAGAACTTAGTAACAGCTTTTATAATGAATAAATTGCTGTACTTATCTACATATTCAACTAATGAATATTTATAACTGTCCTGTACAAACTCCATAAAAGTTTCATCCACTATCATAATTTTTTCATGTGTTTTTAATAAATCTAATAGTTCTACAAGATTTTGAACATTTCCACTTGGATTATTAGGGTTACATACAAATAAGAAATCGAATTTATCTATATTTTGTTCTATGTATTTTATATCTACTTTAAACCCTTCATCTAAATATAAATCCACTACCTTTAAATTATTAATGATAGCAGCTCTTTCATATTCTGAAAATGTAGGATTTAAAATCCCTAATCTTCCATCTAATACCTTCATAATCATATATATTATCTCGCTGGCACCATTTCCAGGTACTATATATTCATAGTTTAAATTTAAATAAGAAGATATATTGCCTCTCAAATTTAAATACTCTATATCCGGATATTTTATACTATTTTTCAAACCTTCAAGTACATATTCTTCTATGTTCTTGGGTGTATATGGATTTATATTAGAGCTAAAATCTAATATATTTTCACTCTTATTATACTTACTTATCATTTGATTGACATCTGCTCCATGCCCAAGCTTTATCATCTAGTAAATACCCCTTTTCTATATCTTTTCTCTATTAAAATTTATTATATTACCTTCTGTATAAAAGTAAATATTACTAAACTTAAAATTGAAGTTAAATACATTATTTTATTTGTTTTTAATATATCATCTGGTTCTATATCTCTTAACTTATCTCCAATAGTAGGCTTGTATACTTTTTCTCCAAAGTATACATTAGTTCCACCAAGCTGTATATTAAGTGCACCTGCTACTGCTCCTTCTGGATATGCACAATTTGGACTCTTATGATTCTTTCTATCTCTTATAAACACTTTTATACTTTTTTTAAAGTCAAAACCTAACAATAAAGAAGCCATAGCCATTATGCAAGCAGTTATTCTAGCTGGTATAAAATTGAATAAATCATCTATTTTAGCAGATGCAAATCCTAAATTCATATACTTATCATTTTTATATCCAACCATAGAATCTAAAGTGTTTACAGCCTTATACATCATTCCAAGTGGTGCTCCACCTATAAATATATACATCATAGGTGCTATTATCCCATCTACTGTATTTTCTGCAACAGTCTCCACAGTAGCCCTTATAATCTCATCTTTAGATAAATTTTGTGTATCTCTTCCAACTATAAAAGAAAGTTGTTTTCTAGCCTTTACTATATCATCTTCTTTTAATACATTATAAATTTTAACCGCTTCATCTTTAAGACACTTTGTTGCAAATATAGTATATATAATCAATGAATTTACAACTAAGTATAAGTAATAGTTCGCATTCATAGATAATTTTACAATCGATTTTGTTACAAAATAAGTTGTAAATACCACTATAAAATTTAAAAAGAATCCTCCTATTTTAAGACTTTTTTCAGTCTTAAATATCTTTCTTATTATTTTCTCTATGTAATTAATAAATTTACCTATATATATAACAGGATGTGGTAGACTATATGGATCTCCAAATATAATATCTAGCATATATCCTGTATAAATTGATACTATATTCATTTATTTTCTACCGCCTTATTTAAAAAGTTTATAGGAATATTTAGATTAGAGTAAAAATGAGTATGTAGATATGTTGCTAAAGTATTTTTCTTTTGATATCCACCCATCCACTCTTTTATTATTTTAGAATCTCTCTCCTTTTTTACCTCATAAACACATTTTTCATCAGTTATGAATTCTGAGTGATGAAATTCATGTCCAAAAACTACATCTTCTTTTTTAGATATAGTAGTGTCTACTAAAGCACATCCTTTTGCATAACCAAACCTTCTAAGGGATTTTGTCATCTCGCTCTTACCCTTTAATATTCCAACCATCTCGTATTCTTCATTATCTTTATTAACTATACTCTCACCCAAATACATAAGACCTCCGCATTCGGCATATATAGGTTTGTTATTATCATGATATTTTCTTATTTCTTCTCGTATAGATTTATTTTGCTCTAGTTCTTTTGCAAATATTTCTGGGAAGCCACCGCCTATATATATACCATCACACTCAGGTAAATGCTTGTCCTCTAAAGGGCTAAACGTCTTTATATTCACTCCCATATCCTTTAACATATCTATATTATCCCAGTAATAAAAATTAAATGCCTTATCATATGGTATCGCTATTGTTATATTTTCAAATTTAGGTAAATCACCTTTAAAGCTTGATACTACATCTTCTGATTTTGATATTTCTATTAGTCTATCAACATCTATATGATCTTCTATTATTTGTGCTAAATCGCTAAATTTTCGTTCTAATTCATCCATTTCAATTGTGGGTACTAGTCCTAGGTGTCGGGAAGGAAGGGAAAATTCTATATTTCTTGGAATATATCCAAGAACTTCAACATCTGTATACTTTTCGATAGCTTTTTTTACTATATCAAAGTGGCTTTTAGATGCTATATTATTTATTATAACTCCTCTTAAATCAATGTTTTTATCTAAGCTTTTATATCCTAAAACCATAGCCGCTGCAGATGTAGCCATGCTTTTACCATCTATAACTAATAAAACAGGAGCTTTAAGTATTTTTGAAGTATATGAGCTTGTACATGAATCTATATCTATTCCAAATCCATCATACAGTCCCATAACACCTTCTATTACAGAAATATCTGCATCCTTAGAATTTTTTAGGTACAAATACTTTATTTTCTCATCATCTAGCATGAAAGAATCTAAATTTCTAGAATTTCTCTTAGTTATATATGTATGATACGAAGTATCTATATAATCGGGCCCTACCTTATAAGGTTGAACTTTGAGACTTCTTTTTTTCAAAGCTGCCATTATTCCCATTGAAACAGTAGTCTTACCTACTCCACTGCTAGTTCCTGCGATTAATATCTTATTCAATCAACTCACCCCTTTGTCAAAAAATTCTGCATTTAAAGTTAAAAAAACCTAACCATTTAAGGTTAGGTTTTTATATTCACAATCTAAAATATATTAGCACCCTTCCCTCCGAAGGCTTCCCATTTAATTAATTGAAAAGGTATCCTGACTTAGATTCATCCTACTCCCTTACCTTCCTACAATAAATTGAAGTGGTATAATTTTAGGTTTCGTCTTTCATTACAGTAGCGGGGGCTGTAGAGGATTCTAACCTCTTTCCCTTTCACCAATTAATTTCATATTCTACTTTTTTTCATAATATCATATAGCATATTATTCTTCAATATTTACAAAGCTTTCCCCCTTAACTTTGTACGTATTCGAAGTCGACTACGCTGTCGTCTCCTGTCGAATATATTCTGCTATTTTTCTCAACCACCAAAAAGTCATCTTCATTCCAATACCCATTTATTAAATTCTCTATCATGTCACTATTTCCCTTTATTTCTTCAAAATTCCATTGTCTTTTTTTGGAGATATTTATAACATCATGAGAATAATCTTCTTTTACTAATTTATTGGTTACATATACAGCCTTATCATATCTTTTTATCCATTCGTTAGCTATTTCAGACAAATATTTTGCTCCTTTTTTTCCGTATTTCTGCTCATAGTATTCATAGCTTTCTCCAAGCCCTATACTTTTTAAATCCTGCATATCTTGATTTATTCCATTTTTTTCTATCCATGATGATATATAGTACATAGAATTGGGACTGTCTTCGAAATATTTTTTGTATTTTCTCCTAGACCCCATAAAAAGAGTTATGCAATCATGCACCTTAGGTACTACTATTTTTATATCCTTAGTGTGTATCCCATTAAGTGCATTTCCACAAAGACCAAATCCCATTAATATGTAATCGTATTTAGAAGAATCTACTTTATCAATCTTCTTCTGTATACTCTCCTTCATCTTTTGAGGATACAAATGGTTGTATGAATCCATAAGCTCTATATCCACTATATTGTCACTAAGTGAACTATAATAATAAAAATCCCTAGATAAAACATCGCATATAAGCGCTTTACATCTCATATTTTCTCCCCCATCCCCAAATACTAAATTCAACATATTTGTATAAAAATCTTAAATATCTTCTATTTTTCATTTGTGCAAGTTATCAAAACTATCTATAAAAATACCGCTACTTCAACAATATTTTGAAGAAAACTAAGCTTCTGTAGCTTAAGAATCCTAAAATTTCCGAACTCTCTACGGTCAAACACGCAAATTTCTTAACGGATTATTAAGCGACAAAATCTAAGTTTTATTAGTCAAAATATCTAAAAGCAGTAGCTAACATTTTCATAGACAGTTTTTAGTATTACTCCTTATATTGTAAAATCAACCTTCCCCACTATAAAACAAAGAAGATTTTTTTGTTAAACTTATTAAAATTACATTTTTAACAATAATATAGTTTAAATATTTCAAAATATAAAAACTACACTTACAAAATGAAGGGTATTAAAATGTTAGCAAATGATTTAAATATTTTTGTATAAAACTAGAATTACAGCGTTTGAATATCCGTTAAAAAAGTTCGTTGTCTGACCTATAGGGAGTTTAGAACTTTTAGGGTATTCAATAAGATGTAATCCTTAGTTTTATTAAAAATATTTAACACATGAGCGGTATTTTGATGCCCTTCATTTTGGGCTTAAGCACATGATTTTGGTTATAAATATATATTTTTCAAAAATTCCTCTTGAAAATTTTCATACTTCGCTATATCTACATGCTCTGTATTATTCATATAGTAATTTATATCTTCTTCTAAATTA is drawn from Tepidibacter hydrothermalis and contains these coding sequences:
- a CDS encoding pyridoxal phosphate-dependent aminotransferase — protein: MIKLGHGADVNQMISKYNKSENILDFSSNINPYTPKNIEEYVLEGLKNSIKYPDIEYLNLRGNISSYLNLNYEYIVPGNGASEIIYMIMKVLDGRLGILNPTFSEYERAAIINNLKVVDLYLDEGFKVDIKYIEQNIDKFDFLFVCNPNNPSGNVQNLVELLDLLKTHEKIMIVDETFMEFVQDSYKYSLVEYVDKYSNLFIIKAVTKFFGLPGVRLGYGITSNEKIIYDMWKIKEPWTVNSFAENICKYIFKDINYIRNTKDYLKKEISYMLKELNKIDSIECFNTDTNFILLKLKKHDSNYVKEKLFINKDILVRDASNFKGLDKKYIRVAVKKREENQKLITALKEIMGV
- the cbiB gene encoding adenosylcobinamide-phosphate synthase CbiB; this translates as MNIVSIYTGYMLDIIFGDPYSLPHPVIYIGKFINYIEKIIRKIFKTEKSLKIGGFFLNFIVVFTTYFVTKSIVKLSMNANYYLYLVVNSLIIYTIFATKCLKDEAVKIYNVLKEDDIVKARKQLSFIVGRDTQNLSKDEIIRATVETVAENTVDGIIAPMMYIFIGGAPLGMMYKAVNTLDSMVGYKNDKYMNLGFASAKIDDLFNFIPARITACIMAMASLLLGFDFKKSIKVFIRDRKNHKSPNCAYPEGAVAGALNIQLGGTNVYFGEKVYKPTIGDKLRDIEPDDILKTNKIMYLTSILSLVIFTFIQKVI
- a CDS encoding cobyrinate a,c-diamide synthase, translated to MNKILIAGTSSGVGKTTVSMGIMAALKKRSLKVQPYKVGPDYIDTSYHTYITKRNSRNLDSFMLDDEKIKYLYLKNSKDADISVIEGVMGLYDGFGIDIDSCTSSYTSKILKAPVLLVIDGKSMATSAAAMVLGYKSLDKNIDLRGVIINNIASKSHFDIVKKAIEKYTDVEVLGYIPRNIEFSLPSRHLGLVPTIEMDELERKFSDLAQIIEDHIDVDRLIEISKSEDVVSSFKGDLPKFENITIAIPYDKAFNFYYWDNIDMLKDMGVNIKTFSPLEDKHLPECDGIYIGGGFPEIFAKELEQNKSIREEIRKYHDNNKPIYAECGGLMYLGESIVNKDNEEYEMVGILKGKSEMTKSLRRFGYAKGCALVDTTISKKEDVVFGHEFHHSEFITDEKCVYEVKKERDSKIIKEWMGGYQKKNTLATYLHTHFYSNLNIPINFLNKAVENK
- a CDS encoding DUF1638 domain-containing protein; amino-acid sequence: MRCKALICDVLSRDFYYYSSLSDNIVDIELMDSYNHLYPQKMKESIQKKIDKVDSSKYDYILMGFGLCGNALNGIHTKDIKIVVPKVHDCITLFMGSRRKYKKYFEDSPNSMYYISSWIEKNGINQDMQDLKSIGLGESYEYYEQKYGKKGAKYLSEIANEWIKRYDKAVYVTNKLVKEDYSHDVINISKKRQWNFEEIKGNSDMIENLINGYWNEDDFLVVEKNSRIYSTGDDSVVDFEYVQS